The Bacilli bacterium PM5-9 genomic interval TTGTAGATGTGTTGCTTTGGCGAGTATTATTAACCACGATTTGCCTATAATTATTGATGCATTTAGAGACGGAGAGTTATCTACAACAAAAGAAAATAACATGATAGATATATATAAGACAATGAATAGACAAGTTATTTTGACTGCAACATTAAAAGATGAAGAATTTGTTAATAAGGATAAATATGAAAATGTCTCAGATATAAATGCAATTAATTATGAATCTGTTTTAACATACAAGTTATTAAATGAATCATATGTAAATGATTTTAAAAATATAATTAATAAGTTTGGGATTGTTCTTGAACAAAGCTAACTAATAATTTTTTAACAGGATTGGAGTTGTTATATATGGACATCGTTAATATTGTAGCGATTGTAATTTCAGCTATTACTTCTATTGTTGCAGTAGTTATAGCAGTATTAAGTATATTACAAAATAGTAAACAATTGAAAGAAAGTAATAAGCAATTTTTATTTAACGAGAGAGTTAATGGCTTAATTATTGCAAAAATGTTGATTGAATCCTTTAAAAATACTGAATTGAATATTAACAAT includes:
- a CDS encoding hypothetical protein (product_source=Hypo-rule applied; smart=SM01088; transmembrane_helix_parts=Outside_1_5,TMhelix_6_28,Inside_29_113) — its product is MDIVNIVAIVISAITSIVAVVIAVLSILQNSKQLKESNKQFLFNERVNGLIIAKMLIESFKNTELNINNKDKYHFNVFLSRYYIFTNNTYLENIQSIITLDVVDCQHFNGQLL